A single window of Leptospiraceae bacterium DNA harbors:
- a CDS encoding adenylate/guanylate cyclase domain-containing protein has product MKSLKALWNRITNIGITPELHEKDAKYVRLTNALVVIVGIWLFSLIPPILIYYPSSKYIVFNSIFFPLIWILVLYFNHKHWYIFAKLFYSYTAMLCVASNSLQTGRESDNHLFLLLISVMAFYTYPPNQLKYITRVSLSALVLFVGIEIYLTNKGPIIQAPPEFFQLGRLITLVALCILIYVVTLYNYNSLHKAQDLLEIEHQKSETLLLNILPPVIADRLKASSAVIADRTNEATILFADVVGFTVLSQTMEPEKLVALLNDLFTEFDSITKAYNLEKIKTIGDAYMVAGGIPEARRDHCEAVALCALEMQSIMRKGISRELKDFKVRIGIHTGPVVAGVIGKSKFIYDLWGDSVNTASRMESHGVEDKIHVSKEVYLKLKDKFEFEDKREIQVKGKGLMETYFLVRERI; this is encoded by the coding sequence ATGAAATCATTGAAAGCTCTTTGGAATAGGATTACTAATATTGGTATTACCCCTGAATTACACGAGAAAGATGCAAAGTATGTTCGTTTAACAAATGCACTTGTGGTGATAGTTGGAATCTGGCTCTTCTCGCTTATACCGCCAATATTAATTTATTATCCTTCTAGCAAATATATTGTATTCAATTCGATTTTCTTTCCGCTCATCTGGATTCTTGTTTTGTATTTTAATCATAAACATTGGTATATCTTTGCGAAACTTTTTTATTCTTATACGGCTATGCTCTGTGTTGCGAGTAACTCTTTACAAACTGGAAGGGAATCCGACAATCACCTGTTTTTATTGTTAATCAGTGTAATGGCATTTTATACTTATCCGCCGAACCAATTAAAATATATTACAAGAGTTTCGCTCTCAGCGCTTGTTTTATTTGTAGGAATTGAAATATATTTAACAAACAAAGGTCCAATCATTCAAGCACCGCCAGAGTTTTTTCAATTAGGCAGACTGATTACGTTAGTTGCACTATGCATTTTGATTTATGTTGTAACATTGTATAACTACAACTCTCTCCACAAAGCCCAGGACTTATTGGAAATCGAACATCAAAAATCAGAAACGCTACTTCTAAATATTCTTCCGCCCGTAATTGCAGATAGACTTAAAGCAAGTAGTGCAGTCATTGCCGATAGAACAAATGAGGCTACTATCTTGTTTGCCGACGTTGTGGGTTTCACCGTATTATCCCAAACTATGGAGCCAGAAAAATTAGTTGCCCTGTTAAATGATTTGTTTACCGAGTTTGACTCAATTACAAAAGCCTACAATTTGGAAAAAATTAAAACGATAGGCGATGCGTATATGGTTGCTGGAGGAATTCCAGAAGCAAGACGAGACCACTGTGAAGCAGTAGCGTTATGCGCTTTAGAAATGCAATCCATCATGCGTAAAGGAATTTCCAGAGAATTAAAAGACTTCAAAGTTCGAATTGGAATTCATACCGGTCCTGTCGTAGCTGGCGTAATCGGAAAAAGTAAATTTATTTACGATCTCTGGGGTGATAGTGTAAACACAGCTAGCCGCATGGAATCGCACGGTGTGGAAGATAAAATTCATGTTTCTAAAGAAGTTTATCTAAAACTCAAAGATAAATTTGAATTCGAAGATAAACGCGAAATCCAAGTAAAAGGAAAGGGGTTAATGGAGACTTACTTCTTGGTGAGGGAGAGGATTTAG
- a CDS encoding glycerophosphodiester phosphodiesterase: MKNIAHRGFSGKYPENTKVAFAKAIELGADMIELDVTLSRDRVPVVIHDDMVDRTSDGKGKVRNLTLDKLRILDFGSWRSAKFSDQRISTLEEVLQQIKKSKIGLNIEIKSSAFEKKNSDSCIESQTLQLIQKYKLFNRIVISSFEPRVLTRLRELSAKVKLAYLIEPNFKKIKLDPISFVNKVKAVSLNMHKSQVETEIFKKASVAHIPVYVYTVNTIREMREMNLFGVAGVFTNYPDKLKKIKAKI; encoded by the coding sequence ATGAAAAATATTGCACACAGGGGATTTAGCGGCAAATATCCCGAAAATACTAAAGTCGCTTTTGCGAAGGCTATAGAATTAGGTGCTGACATGATTGAGTTAGATGTAACTCTTTCCCGTGATAGAGTTCCCGTTGTTATTCATGATGACATGGTTGATCGAACAAGTGACGGGAAAGGCAAAGTAAGAAATCTTACTTTAGATAAATTACGAATATTGGATTTTGGCTCATGGCGGAGTGCAAAGTTTTCAGACCAGAGAATTTCAACATTGGAAGAAGTCTTACAACAAATTAAAAAATCCAAGATTGGTTTAAATATAGAAATTAAATCGTCTGCCTTTGAAAAAAAAAATTCTGACTCTTGCATCGAGTCACAAACATTGCAGCTCATTCAAAAGTATAAGCTTTTTAACAGAATCGTAATCTCTTCCTTTGAACCAAGAGTTCTCACGCGACTGCGAGAGTTATCCGCTAAAGTAAAGCTCGCTTATCTAATCGAGCCAAATTTTAAAAAAATAAAACTAGATCCAATTTCTTTCGTGAATAAAGTCAAAGCAGTATCGCTTAATATGCATAAGTCGCAAGTGGAAACAGAAATTTTTAAAAAAGCATCTGTTGCGCATATTCCTGTCTATGTATATACAGTTAATACGATACGCGAAATGCGTGAAATGAATTTATTTGGTGTCGCAGGCGTTTTTACTAATTATCCTGATAAATTAAAAAAAATAAAGGCAAAGATATAA
- a CDS encoding DUF4281 domain-containing protein encodes MHNLRIKKGFFMTPDQVFKIANTIVLIPWILMAILPRWSVTEKIVNSYVFPALLAFVYIFYIGMSIGKASGGFSTLDGVAKLFRNKNALLAGWVHYLVFDLFVGTWIWRDSIQNGMSHFILLPCLFFTLMFGPAGFLVYYIIRFFLVGAPIQF; translated from the coding sequence ATGCATAACCTAAGAATAAAGAAAGGATTTTTTATGACCCCCGATCAAGTTTTTAAAATTGCAAATACTATCGTGCTTATCCCTTGGATTTTAATGGCGATCTTACCTAGATGGAGTGTCACAGAAAAAATAGTAAACTCTTATGTATTTCCTGCCTTACTCGCTTTCGTTTATATTTTCTACATAGGTATGAGCATAGGAAAAGCAAGTGGCGGATTTTCAACGCTTGATGGTGTCGCAAAATTATTTCGCAATAAGAACGCTCTTCTTGCTGGATGGGTGCATTATTTAGTCTTCGATTTATTTGTTGGAACATGGATATGGAGAGACTCTATTCAAAATGGAATGTCTCATTTCATACTTCTGCCTTGCTTATTCTTTACATTGATGTTTGGTCCTGCGGGATTCTTAGTTTATTATATCATTCGTTTTTTTTTAGTAGGCGCTCCGATTCAGTTTTAA
- a CDS encoding FAD-dependent oxidoreductase: MKLNRSNFLKKAAVGITAVTALSKTFAQTLPSEKKASGAAIKKVAIVGAGLSGLYSAYLLKNAGYEVTIIEAKNRIGGRILSITDDESKLTAELGGEWIQENHSTIKSLCKELEIELKAYVTAKDILIGDKFIESNLVKQNPETKEILRRVLSLYEKMSPEKKQGLDKLDIYSFLKYQGVTEDELYLLEMKYSALFGESIRMVSAEKAIGIFEFHENGFPFQYKVQAGSDRIIESLKNKLKGINFLIADPIISVEDTANSVKLKTKLGKEIASDVCILAIPSTQLGSIKFLPELPKDKKLAILQSRLSRMTKGFVIYKGTDYVRDKLHVQSDGTFQSIYSGNKNKALNKGILTLVATGDRADVSSRISSEFQNTFIKNSLENIELLSTLKLEKIQLKAWQNEPYIEGAISVYSTGTYDVKSILKRNHGRIHFAGEQLGNHNGSMEAALLSAIEVVNSL, translated from the coding sequence ATGAAATTAAATCGATCAAATTTTTTAAAAAAAGCGGCGGTGGGAATAACGGCAGTAACCGCTTTAAGCAAAACATTCGCTCAAACTTTGCCATCGGAAAAAAAGGCTAGTGGTGCTGCTATAAAGAAAGTAGCCATAGTAGGAGCAGGTCTCTCAGGACTCTATAGCGCCTATCTTTTAAAAAATGCAGGCTATGAAGTAACAATCATCGAAGCAAAAAATAGAATTGGTGGACGAATTCTATCTATTACTGACGACGAATCAAAATTAACTGCAGAACTAGGAGGCGAATGGATTCAAGAAAACCACTCTACAATCAAAAGCCTTTGCAAAGAATTAGAAATTGAATTGAAAGCCTACGTAACTGCAAAAGATATTCTTATTGGGGATAAATTCATAGAATCAAATTTAGTAAAACAGAATCCAGAAACAAAAGAAATCTTAAGAAGGGTTCTTTCCCTCTACGAAAAAATGTCTCCCGAAAAAAAACAAGGATTGGATAAACTAGACATTTATTCTTTTTTAAAATACCAGGGCGTAACCGAAGATGAGCTTTATCTACTCGAAATGAAATACAGTGCACTCTTTGGAGAAAGTATACGCATGGTATCCGCAGAAAAAGCAATTGGTATTTTTGAATTTCACGAAAATGGATTTCCATTTCAATACAAAGTGCAAGCTGGTTCTGATAGAATCATTGAATCTTTGAAAAATAAACTCAAAGGAATTAATTTTTTAATAGCCGATCCAATCATTTCTGTTGAGGATACTGCTAACAGCGTTAAGCTGAAAACAAAATTAGGAAAAGAAATTGCCTCAGATGTTTGTATCTTAGCCATTCCATCTACACAACTTGGCTCGATTAAATTCTTACCTGAACTCCCAAAAGACAAAAAACTTGCAATCCTTCAATCCCGCTTAAGTAGAATGACAAAAGGATTTGTGATTTATAAGGGCACTGATTATGTTCGAGATAAACTTCATGTGCAAAGTGACGGAACTTTTCAGAGCATTTATTCGGGCAACAAGAACAAAGCATTAAACAAAGGAATACTTACGTTAGTTGCTACAGGTGATCGTGCTGATGTAAGTTCAAGAATATCTTCTGAGTTCCAAAATACTTTTATTAAAAATAGCTTAGAGAATATAGAATTACTTTCTACATTAAAACTAGAAAAGATTCAATTGAAAGCCTGGCAAAACGAACCCTATATCGAAGGGGCTATTTCTGTTTATTCGACAGGAACCTATGATGTTAAGTCAATTTTAAAACGTAATCACGGGCGAATCCACTTTGCAGGTGAGCAATTAGGAAATCATAATGGTAGTATGGAGGCAGCACTTTTATCTGCCATCGAAGTAGTTAATAGTCTATAG
- a CDS encoding sulfite exporter TauE/SafE family protein, giving the protein MSYEIIFISSFIYGISSSFHCITMCGPFVGMLNIIGESKLITNVVYNFGRFTSYTLMGFLMGFLGFSLNLSGEVARIQNVSVILSTLFILITGIALIMNKKLIPDSGANKIIKKIFFPFIEFMRKSTHTILFSFVFGMFTGLLPCAILYPAFAMALATGNPLLGGISMSSFFLGTLPGLLLFGLGFHRIKSYVLKDYASLVGIGIIIIGLSTVYFRMNHNHSSHSISSPIINGEIDAEKKVDDVDHHHN; this is encoded by the coding sequence ATGAGTTATGAAATCATTTTCATCTCTTCCTTTATATATGGTATAAGTAGTTCCTTTCATTGTATTACGATGTGCGGTCCGTTTGTTGGGATGCTCAACATCATCGGCGAATCAAAGTTAATCACAAACGTAGTTTATAATTTTGGACGTTTTACTTCTTATACACTGATGGGTTTCTTAATGGGTTTCTTGGGATTTAGTTTAAATTTATCCGGAGAGGTAGCGAGAATTCAAAATGTATCCGTTATTCTCTCGACTCTGTTTATACTTATAACTGGCATTGCTCTTATTATGAATAAGAAATTAATTCCAGATAGTGGAGCAAATAAGATAATCAAAAAAATCTTTTTTCCGTTTATCGAGTTTATGAGAAAATCAACTCATACTATTTTATTTTCTTTTGTGTTTGGAATGTTTACTGGATTGTTGCCTTGTGCGATTCTATATCCTGCTTTCGCTATGGCACTTGCTACCGGTAATCCGTTATTAGGCGGAATCTCAATGAGTTCTTTCTTTCTTGGAACCCTTCCAGGGCTTTTACTTTTCGGTCTCGGTTTTCATAGGATTAAGTCTTATGTTTTAAAAGATTATGCCTCTCTTGTCGGGATTGGGATAATCATTATCGGTCTTAGCACTGTATACTTTCGTATGAACCATAATCATTCATCTCATAGTATTTCTAGTCCAATTATAAACGGAGAAATAGATGCAGAAAAAAAAGTGGATGATGTGGATCACCATCACAACTAA
- the ccoS gene encoding cbb3-type cytochrome oxidase assembly protein CcoS, which produces MEALFLTIAIAFIIALSGLVIFLVSVKNGQFEDIEAPKYRILFDDEKEIKNEL; this is translated from the coding sequence ATGGAAGCTTTATTTTTAACAATTGCAATCGCATTTATAATAGCATTATCTGGATTAGTTATCTTCTTAGTTTCTGTTAAGAATGGGCAGTTTGAAGACATCGAGGCACCTAAGTATAGAATTCTTTTTGACGATGAAAAGGAAATAAAAAATGAGTTATGA
- a CDS encoding heavy metal translocating P-type ATPase, with amino-acid sequence MIKSLLKDSKSTDTNSGNEKVESLAVELDHCYHCHNPIPKNIIVSSTVDNEQRYFCCTGCQTVSELITAMGKDYFYNLRGSSNLDPIVSYKGEEADNLDSELTYTEFVTGKDINHSEVYINVTNIHCSACVWLNEKVLSETKGIQKVRINFSTGRAHIVWDDSVLKLSQIFSIIQSIGYIPKLYAPWKKEKANNNYATDLLTRMVVAAFSFGSIMAFTVSLYAGYFSGIDSGFKRLFHFYSWLLATPVYIYSGVPFFRGAYYGLKNKTLNMDFLLTLGISLAYFYSVYVTLSDKGEVYFDSICTIFLFILIGKYLEAVSRNIANRKINSLLSKLPELCTVIEDGVEKKVSASQVKREDLIIVKAGERLSVDGILESEQAHVDESFLTGESKPVTKMKGERVFAGSLSISSGIYLRVLNSSQNSTLSVLQRMIEDALLEKPSIQRKTDKIATKFISVVLFTSSASFVGWMLYSSNFEFSLISAISVLIVACPCALGLAIPSTLVINNIINSEKGIILKNLDIIEPLSKLDTLIFDKTGTLTEGSLKVTEESFKHSALTKNLIYAIEKKSIHPIAKSIVTAFDETDDSFKKQTEFQVVEINEVQGSGIIGMIKHKNKDYRICLGNLNFIATQTKSPKQVLESARENDKSGTYIHISIDNDYTGFLLLNDTPRLGVKEEIIKLKKIVKDIQLLSGDEISNVKRISDELGIEKFQGELKPDEKLNFLTTLQAENKIVAMVGDGINDAGILAKSNVGISLELASDISIDKADIILMKNDLKGVRLAIGYAKLTSRTIKQNIGISLLYNSIMLPLAAFGLMQPVYCALFMTLSSLTVVANSFLLKLYARKV; translated from the coding sequence ATGATAAAAAGCCTGCTGAAAGATTCTAAATCTACAGATACCAACTCTGGTAATGAAAAAGTAGAATCTTTGGCAGTTGAGTTAGATCATTGCTATCATTGCCATAATCCAATTCCAAAAAATATAATTGTTTCCTCAACAGTTGACAATGAGCAGAGATATTTTTGCTGCACAGGTTGTCAGACTGTAAGTGAGCTTATCACTGCGATGGGGAAAGATTATTTTTATAATCTTCGCGGATCTTCTAACCTTGACCCAATCGTATCCTATAAAGGGGAAGAGGCTGATAATCTAGATAGCGAACTTACATATACAGAGTTTGTTACCGGAAAGGATATAAACCATTCCGAAGTTTATATTAATGTAACCAACATTCACTGCTCAGCCTGTGTTTGGTTAAATGAAAAAGTATTATCCGAAACAAAGGGCATTCAAAAGGTTCGAATTAATTTTTCTACAGGTAGAGCACATATCGTTTGGGATGACTCCGTATTGAAGTTGTCTCAAATTTTTTCCATTATTCAAAGCATTGGATATATACCAAAACTGTATGCCCCTTGGAAAAAGGAAAAGGCAAATAATAATTATGCGACAGATTTGTTAACTCGTATGGTTGTAGCTGCTTTCTCGTTTGGAAGCATTATGGCGTTTACAGTTTCATTGTATGCTGGATATTTTTCTGGCATTGATTCAGGTTTTAAAAGATTATTCCATTTCTACTCTTGGCTCCTAGCCACGCCCGTGTATATATACTCGGGCGTCCCTTTTTTTCGCGGTGCCTATTATGGACTAAAAAACAAAACTCTAAATATGGACTTCCTTTTAACTCTAGGAATTTCACTTGCTTACTTTTATAGTGTTTATGTAACTTTGAGCGACAAGGGAGAGGTTTACTTTGATTCTATCTGCACTATTTTTTTATTTATTCTAATTGGAAAATATCTTGAGGCAGTGTCTAGAAATATTGCCAATAGGAAAATCAACAGTCTACTCAGTAAACTTCCTGAACTTTGCACAGTCATTGAAGACGGTGTAGAAAAGAAAGTATCTGCTAGCCAAGTAAAAAGAGAAGACTTAATTATAGTTAAAGCGGGAGAACGACTCTCCGTTGATGGAATCCTAGAATCAGAGCAAGCACACGTAGACGAATCCTTCTTAACCGGTGAATCAAAACCGGTTACTAAGATGAAAGGCGAACGAGTTTTTGCAGGCTCATTGTCTATTTCAAGTGGAATTTATTTGAGAGTATTAAACTCAAGTCAGAATTCTACTCTTTCAGTCTTGCAGAGAATGATTGAAGATGCACTCTTAGAAAAACCTTCTATCCAAAGAAAGACTGATAAGATCGCAACTAAGTTTATTTCAGTTGTCTTATTTACTTCTTCTGCATCTTTCGTTGGTTGGATGCTCTATTCCTCTAACTTTGAATTTTCTCTTATCAGCGCAATATCTGTGTTAATCGTTGCTTGTCCTTGCGCTCTAGGTCTTGCAATACCTTCTACTCTTGTAATTAACAATATTATTAATTCCGAAAAAGGAATCATCTTAAAAAATCTTGATATCATTGAGCCTTTATCGAAGTTAGACACCTTAATCTTTGATAAGACAGGAACTTTGACCGAAGGAAGTTTAAAAGTTACAGAAGAATCTTTTAAGCATTCAGCATTGACTAAAAATTTAATTTATGCAATAGAAAAGAAGTCTATTCATCCTATCGCAAAATCTATAGTAACCGCATTTGATGAAACCGATGATTCATTTAAGAAACAGACAGAGTTTCAAGTTGTAGAAATAAATGAAGTTCAAGGTTCAGGAATTATTGGGATGATTAAACACAAGAATAAAGATTATCGTATATGCTTGGGCAATCTCAATTTTATAGCAACGCAAACTAAGTCTCCCAAACAAGTTCTCGAAAGTGCCAGGGAAAACGATAAATCTGGAACTTATATTCATATAAGTATAGACAATGATTATACGGGTTTTTTACTTTTAAATGATACTCCTCGCTTAGGAGTCAAAGAAGAAATTATCAAACTGAAAAAAATAGTTAAGGATATACAGTTATTATCCGGAGATGAAATTAGTAATGTAAAACGAATTTCTGATGAATTAGGAATTGAAAAGTTTCAAGGGGAATTGAAGCCGGATGAAAAATTAAATTTCTTAACTACCCTACAGGCAGAAAATAAAATTGTTGCAATGGTAGGAGATGGAATTAATGATGCAGGCATTTTAGCAAAATCTAATGTTGGAATATCATTAGAACTTGCATCGGATATTTCCATTGACAAGGCTGATATTATTCTAATGAAGAATGATCTTAAAGGTGTGAGACTGGCTATTGGTTACGCAAAATTAACCTCTCGCACGATAAAACAAAACATTGGAATTTCGCTTTTATACAATTCAATTATGTTGCCCTTAGCCGCATTTGGTCTCATGCAGCCTGTTTATTGTGCACTATTTATGACACTCAGTTCTTTGACCGTAGTGGCAAATTCTTTTCTATTAAAATTATACGCAAGGAAGGTTTAA
- a CDS encoding FixH family protein: MTQPSNEQKPKPSEGGNSVRFLFTILGLAFAALIIATWHTINVAMAGHEPVIDKNYYEKGMDYEKEIAKSKQLQVEGYRFESILLQAGSNLTKAKQEVQVKLIQKDAPVNDAKLFLTRERTATNKYTEKTELIFDKDGVYKANLEFPFDGSWQVTLTADLKGRIFEKAYMVLVK; encoded by the coding sequence ATGACCCAACCATCCAATGAGCAAAAACCAAAGCCATCTGAAGGTGGTAATAGTGTCAGATTCCTTTTTACTATTTTAGGTCTTGCATTTGCAGCTTTGATTATTGCTACCTGGCATACCATTAATGTTGCCATGGCGGGGCATGAGCCTGTGATAGATAAGAACTATTACGAAAAAGGGATGGACTATGAAAAGGAAATTGCAAAGAGTAAACAGTTGCAAGTAGAGGGTTATAGATTTGAATCTATTCTTTTGCAAGCAGGATCAAATCTAACAAAAGCAAAGCAAGAAGTTCAAGTAAAGCTCATTCAAAAAGATGCGCCTGTTAATGATGCAAAACTTTTCCTTACTAGAGAAAGAACTGCAACGAACAAATATACTGAGAAAACAGAACTCATATTTGATAAAGATGGAGTTTATAAAGCAAATCTCGAATTTCCCTTTGATGGATCTTGGCAGGTTACTTTAACCGCTGACCTTAAAGGACGAATATTTGAAAAGGCTTATATGGTTCTTGTTAAATGA
- the ccoG gene encoding cytochrome c oxidase accessory protein CcoG, whose protein sequence is MVISRHITGAIRNKRYVVEAILGLIYIVIPWLSWAGKPLMRLDIPARKFHLLGGIFIPQEGIFLHLFLITAGLSLFFFTSLIGRVWCGWACPQTVFTDFFDIIGRFILGSKYGKKDASPIGKFLLYFAWIVFSFFAAFHIVAYFNDPVEMITQLMNFDLKDKSFPYFWTFFAMALYIDMTVVREQFCKYACPYARFQTVMMDGHSYNITYDFKRGEPRRNKKEKIGDCTACNMCLVVCPTGIDIRDGLNLGCIACGKCVDACTIQMGKENKKSLINYDSLNRIEKNEKIKWIRPRTVIYAILITATLTTAAVLLKNRVPIYASVIPERSLEPMIVPGQQVRNFYNMNLRNMTYEDRELKMEIVDSEKLHPVIHTGKEGATVNVPANGSAQLRIFIETKNLPKAEKPSSTFQIIMNIEDVNNPSYKITKTLPLRLPNDPTIQ, encoded by the coding sequence ATGGTAATCTCCAGACATATTACAGGGGCAATTAGAAATAAGAGGTATGTAGTAGAAGCGATCTTAGGTTTGATTTATATCGTCATTCCTTGGCTCTCTTGGGCGGGTAAGCCCTTAATGCGTCTGGATATTCCAGCAAGAAAATTTCACCTTCTGGGTGGTATTTTTATCCCTCAAGAAGGAATTTTCTTGCACTTGTTTTTAATCACAGCAGGTCTGTCACTCTTCTTCTTTACTTCCCTTATAGGAAGAGTATGGTGTGGTTGGGCTTGCCCGCAGACCGTTTTTACCGATTTTTTTGATATAATCGGTCGATTTATTTTAGGAAGCAAATACGGCAAGAAAGATGCTAGTCCAATAGGAAAGTTTCTATTATACTTTGCTTGGATTGTTTTCTCTTTCTTTGCTGCCTTTCATATAGTAGCTTATTTCAATGATCCCGTTGAAATGATTACTCAATTAATGAATTTTGATTTAAAGGACAAAAGTTTTCCATACTTTTGGACATTTTTCGCTATGGCGTTATACATTGATATGACCGTAGTGAGAGAGCAGTTTTGTAAATATGCATGTCCGTATGCTAGATTTCAAACTGTAATGATGGATGGGCATTCTTATAATATAACATATGATTTTAAACGAGGAGAGCCTCGTAGAAATAAAAAAGAAAAAATTGGAGATTGCACGGCATGTAATATGTGCCTTGTGGTTTGTCCTACTGGTATTGATATTCGCGATGGATTGAATCTTGGATGTATCGCCTGCGGTAAATGCGTTGATGCCTGCACAATCCAAATGGGAAAAGAAAATAAAAAATCACTTATTAACTATGATTCTCTGAATAGAATTGAGAAAAATGAAAAGATAAAATGGATTCGACCCCGCACAGTTATTTATGCAATTCTTATTACAGCAACTCTTACGACAGCGGCTGTATTGTTAAAAAATCGAGTTCCCATTTATGCAAGTGTAATTCCTGAAAGAAGTTTGGAGCCAATGATTGTTCCCGGACAACAAGTTCGTAATTTCTATAATATGAACCTTCGCAACATGACTTACGAAGACAGAGAATTAAAAATGGAAATCGTTGACAGTGAAAAGTTACACCCGGTTATCCACACAGGAAAAGAAGGGGCTACTGTTAATGTTCCTGCTAATGGTAGTGCTCAACTAAGAATTTTCATTGAAACTAAAAATTTACCTAAAGCAGAAAAACCTTCTTCCACATTTCAGATTATTATGAATATTGAAGATGTAAATAATCCATCTTATAAAATAACAAAAACTTTACCTTTGAGGTTACCTAATGACCCAACCATCCAATGA
- a CDS encoding c-type cytochrome, whose product MDHNKEFDGIQQADNPMPEWWKLFFGLAIIFAIVYPIYFHWFSDWKMEDNFRKEVAEHETKFPEAKVLVSADGSNPLRDKVDAIEEGKKNFQSICAACHGPEAKGLVGPNLTDNEWIHGNNDAVIYALVMEGIPAEKTKTGRGPMPPHKASLGSERVYQVLAWLASINPDLKK is encoded by the coding sequence ATGGATCATAATAAAGAATTTGATGGTATCCAACAAGCGGATAATCCGATGCCAGAATGGTGGAAACTTTTTTTCGGACTTGCAATTATTTTTGCAATAGTTTACCCCATTTACTTTCATTGGTTTTCAGATTGGAAAATGGAAGATAATTTCAGAAAGGAAGTTGCTGAGCATGAAACTAAATTTCCTGAAGCAAAAGTGCTTGTGAGTGCAGATGGATCTAATCCACTCCGAGATAAGGTAGATGCAATTGAAGAAGGAAAGAAAAACTTCCAAAGCATTTGTGCTGCTTGTCATGGACCAGAAGCAAAAGGATTAGTTGGACCAAACCTTACAGACAATGAATGGATTCACGGCAATAACGATGCTGTGATCTATGCGCTTGTTATGGAAGGCATTCCTGCTGAGAAAACAAAAACAGGTAGAGGACCAATGCCTCCACACAAAGCATCTCTTGGCTCGGAAAGAGTCTATCAAGTCTTAGCTTGGCTTGCTAGCATCAATCCGGATTTAAAGAAGTAG
- a CDS encoding cbb3-type cytochrome c oxidase subunit 3, producing the protein MSALMIYKALRLPVMIVAVCYITYYLYSKKRRELVETPKYRMLDED; encoded by the coding sequence ATGAGTGCGCTCATGATTTATAAAGCTCTTAGGCTTCCCGTCATGATAGTGGCAGTTTGCTATATTACGTATTACTTGTATAGTAAGAAGAGAAGAGAATTGGTAGAAACTCCAAAATATAGAATGTTAGATGAGGACTAG
- a CDS encoding cbb3-type cytochrome c oxidase subunit II, with the protein MMQKFFDWFSDISEEWDLNGIKFTIYATIAVLIGGLFELVPPFFLTQTVVPISAVKPYTAIELAGRDIYQAEGCNNCHTQMIRPFKWEVDRFDPKKVYGKDGYSKGGEYVYDHPFLWGSKRTGPDLAHESQIQDSVEWHKRHLINPRETSPGSIMPSYEWLFDADATINPDSIRSHMQGLAKVGVPYSQADYDSVESLVAGKTKGDALIAYLLKLGRDTANLQESVK; encoded by the coding sequence ATGATGCAAAAATTTTTTGATTGGTTTTCTGATATTTCAGAAGAATGGGATTTGAATGGAATAAAGTTCACAATCTACGCAACCATTGCCGTTTTAATCGGTGGTTTATTTGAATTAGTTCCTCCTTTCTTTTTAACACAAACCGTTGTTCCTATTTCTGCTGTAAAGCCTTACACTGCAATTGAATTGGCGGGAAGGGACATTTATCAAGCGGAAGGATGCAACAACTGTCATACTCAAATGATTCGTCCCTTTAAATGGGAAGTAGATCGTTTTGATCCTAAGAAAGTTTATGGCAAAGATGGATATTCTAAAGGTGGAGAGTATGTATATGATCACCCTTTCCTTTGGGGATCCAAAAGAACAGGTCCAGATTTAGCGCATGAATCCCAAATTCAAGACTCTGTAGAATGGCATAAGCGTCACTTGATTAACCCACGTGAGACTTCTCCTGGTTCTATCATGCCTTCTTATGAATGGTTGTTTGATGCAGATGCTACAATTAACCCTGATTCTATTAGAAGCCATATGCAAGGTCTTGCAAAAGTTGGGGTTCCTTATTCCCAAGCTGACTATGATTCAGTTGAATCCTTGGTAGCGGGAAAAACGAAAGGGGATGCTTTAATCGCTTACCTTTTAAAACTCGGACGTGATACTGCAAACTTGCAGGAAAGCGTTAAATAG